A single window of Channa argus isolate prfri chromosome 12, Channa argus male v1.0, whole genome shotgun sequence DNA harbors:
- the shbg gene encoding sex hormone-binding globulin, protein MAVICKAMANGLLFTLSLALLGWGVEGQGNGRNKKEVSGQATVYLGQNRDIWRPLMHTTVNLSEIRSIKSSFQVRTFDPEGTIFYGDTKNGEDWFVLSLKNGICMMQIKKEDLLVSVAGGPKLNDGKWHTLEVSNQGKFVILTVDGSSGLEVGMQSNQPEQVLSGELRLALGGILINKEKLIVQFGPQMDGCVQEGNWLNISLPWEAEVEELWPCYQNIKPGSYFPGTGLAIFNTSVFPIEADGEVRIELWGDFHQMDGTILSINSSGQQPMLILVTNNITKEVTLTFGEEKMSMKDTFRRLVITFLTDSLQVLQDKDDPKTTTFPISPVSHPEYLTTWKEGRLAIGGLLGEVDENVGSQYLTGCLEKIQVQGRDLDLDLAVKHTSVSSHSCPA, encoded by the exons ATGGCCGTGATTTGCAAAGCAATGGCAAATGGACTTCTGTTCACTTTGAGCCTTGCCCTGCTGGGGTGGGGAGTGGAAGGGCAGGGGAATGGACGGAATAAG AAAGAAGTATCTGGCCAGGCTACTGTGTACTTAGGCCAAAATAGAGACATCTGGAGGCCACTGATGCACACAACAGTTAATCTGAGTGAGATCAGAAG CATCAAGTCTTCATTTCAGGTGcgcacatttgacccagaaggcACCATTTTCTATGGGGATACCAAAAATGGAGAGGACTGGTTTGTTTTGTCCCTGAAAAATGGCATCTGTATGATGCAGATCAAAAAAGAAGACCTTCTTGTAAGTGTGGCAGGTGGGCCCAAGCTCAACGATGGGAAGTGGCACACA CTGGAGGTGAGCAACCAAGGGAAGTTTGTGATTCTCACTGTGGATGGCTCCAGCGGGCTGGAGGTGGGCATGCAGTCCAACCAGCCAGAGCAGGTCCTTTCAGGGGAACTCCGACTGGCGCTTGGTGGGATCCTGATCAACAAGGAAAAGCTAATCGTTCAG TTTGGGCCGCAGATGGACGGCTGTGTACAGGAAGGTAACTGGTTGAACATCAGTCTCCCCTGGGAGGCGGAGGTGGAGGAACTCTGGCCTTGCTATCAAAACATCAAACCTGGCAGCTACTTCCCTGGCACTGGATTAGCCATTTTCAACACCTCAG TTTTCCCCATTGAGGCTGATGGTGAGGTCAGGATTGAATTGTGGGGAGATTTTCATCAGATGGACGGGACCATTTTGAGCATCAATAGCTCTGGGCAACAGCCAATGTTAATTTTAGTGACGAATAATATCACAAAG GAGGTCACCCTCACTTTTGGTGAAGAAAAAATGAGTATGAAAGACACTTTCAGGAGATTGGTAATAACCTTTCTGACAGATTCACTGCAGGTCCTTCAAGATAAAGATGACCCAAAGACCACTACTTTTCCTATAAGTCCAGTGAGCCACCCTGAATATTTGACCACATGGAAAGAGGGACGTCTAGCCATTGGAGGTCTCTTAG GTGAGGTTGATGAAAACGTTGGCTCCCAGTATTTGACAGGCTGTCTGGAGAAGATTCAGGTCCAAGGCAGGGATTTGGATCTGGATTTAGCTGTCAAACACACGTCAGTCTCCTCTCACAGCTGCCCTGCATAG
- the zbtb4 gene encoding uncharacterized protein zbtb4, producing the protein MVSSDKVWDPLHVGLIQSCLSEQHPAAGLTPLCNLTHCATKDVTLHQQLSPVSSLPLVAQDPNRQVQTSAHLHLLFDFLEGDVVQLEMKGKRHGGRGDSIMEDRLEDMADGPKNAKITLSFPLSAAPLPASLTSPNHCRSSSSSSPSPHRRRPSSKSSDEGSLWKLDATMDVKHRPFKPQRHDSSPSSSPSSSSSPMTVHTLIKKDIKAPPPLKCSKHNQDTQFHRSPPRSSSGSLGGCYGGDGWDEKHRVANGTASPSQATQILFSLGTSAYQRGGDAERREKITGRPAGKVGSPHGPSLHPPTLHLPPPLPPPPPPPSEGLTAPPHSSSYSLTDSLKPELICGVCHRLFSSASSLTVHMRLHRGSRALSCRYCGKVFIHSKRLQSHEVSCRVPGLPSNSLGPPSLTVQPKEEPLEEGEVRVEGGVIVGETNISKARPGKKARSLLARIQGDDAAATELLAGDENHFVKVVDGNVIYFCSVCERSYMTLSSLKRHSNVHSWRRKYPCHYCDKVFALAEYRTKHEVWHTGERRYQCIFCWDAFATYYNLKTHQKAIHGINPSLISSEKTANGGYKQKANALKLYRLLPMRSQKRPYKTYSDSLHNGLLLPTTETSSLSLPSLGCALGPGDLESLISGAHPQSVKPDPDAFPDGFPVSVASEHSDLSALTPLPQADMPQVKKHETEALELEQGRGSGSFRISSSSKTKTPKTIKGTETSMPSVITYGHTKPSVIVHGTAISSSVIMHSNQVTSGSEKSPISSPSPEANSQTSHKGSPRPIKKQRDSTDNHRKRSRDTSDVTEETGRCRQDADKGRLFHKSRKSHSKSDMSNSKQLSVPVGSQIKEAGPLCQITVRIGEEAIVKRSISETDLRRDKSLSPPKTKRSETSSVREAKEPRHSHTHHHKHRLHRRVSMEAEGDKGEGDCEEEVRKKSCKSPDGSREYYFRQEVREQESDHDMEDNLWRPYYSYKPKRKAQAHLQRVKSWQRKLKYKRSIRLKRRAERLKSRVNKDTEKSHDEEEDGKIEEAKKLSKANRDIGEGKRNDDLSVPLKEKNKDAEEQVKGTHDEVSTPPLHSPKPPLSTSVAPTGIKRRPWTNGNAAECGTCGRWFSSPRKRDKHELSHLLEFVCLFCRATFPSRDKLEDHQRAQHPKPTDAPSVPPKMVLGEQVEGVGIKSVTEFARYDEEKGGQVGLVGRNSSPNRLSRRALSRHTCPQCHKVCKTSSALTRHIRRHELSSSPEREKEDQVSEPKTTETVVNAVRILETEKGQIPNALSVSVISYSTADPPSSGDCSASQQQEDHLSELTHEQQTSESTDKPKLTELTHSAPEREPSPQTAHPPLESPVNLTPNKQEFMPATPSALQSVLVMNGPECLDYRTLSKKNLDSQIHRIPSPVHIVAPANTSPNVPMTSQTRITTAAPTVSMTTTTNSEGGFMKRDGVIMDRERQGGGGIFPHASYEEQPLVQDLRVQSLSRSPSPNEAQDLTMSSILAREREIERQREKERELQRQRERDKEIEREREKELERAQQMSRTHAPEDHDALLVPKEEPLSPVPSPQHIPTQTTINGPPMHRHTPSSPCRPPSTIGLMAQANRQVHSSSQGLDRLTLPSGAAGSCDRPSAHALLLPRVPQPPEPEHQDTVSSRDSQQGDTTPVGYSAQDYPLPLIVPDSYRSGKKQEENLLMASYPAGALPFGPLGKVMVPNGGDLAKLPFYPDPYQLLYGPQLLAYPYNLAALPVALNMMAPGGDKVEPLPFLPAIFNYAATAGPYMGAAPHHLVANPSLYSSSSGSSKKQRDSSSSKP; encoded by the coding sequence ATGGTGTCCAGTGACAAGGTGTGGGACCCCCTCCATGTGGGCCTTATTCAGTCATGTCTGAGTGAACAGCATCCAGCTGCTGGGCTAACTCCCCTCTGCAACCTCACACATTGTGCAACTAAGGACGTCACATTACACCAGCAGTTGTCACCTGTGTCTTCTCTGCCATTAGTGGCTCAAGACCCCAATCGCCAAGTGCAGACCtctgcacatttacacctactttttgactttttggaAGGGGACGTGgtacagttggagatgaaaggTAAAAGGCACGGAGGCCGAGGAGACTCCATTATGGAGGACAGACTGGAGGACATGGCTGATGGAcctaaaaatgctaaaataaccTTAAGCTTCCCTCTTAGTGCTGCACCCCTTCCAGCGTCCCTGACATCTCCAAACCACTGTCGTagctcctcctcatcctccccttCCCCCCACAGACGGCGTCCATCGTCCAAAAGCTCAGATGAGGGGTCGCTGTGGAAACTGGATGCTACCATGGATGTAAAGCACAGACCTTTTAAGCCCCAGAGACACGACAGTTCTCCGTCCTCTTCACCCTCTTCCTCGTCATCTCCCATGACTGTTCATACACTTATAAAGAAGGATATAAAAGCCCCACCTCCACTCAAGTGTTCCAAACACAATCAGGACACTCAGTTTCACAGGTCACCCCCAAGATCCTCTAGTGGGTCTTTAGGGGGCTGTTATGGTGGAGATGGATGGGATGAGAAGCACCGGGTAGCCAACGGTACTGCCTCACCCTCTCAAGCTACACAGATCCTCTTTAGTTTGGGGACATCAGCCTATCAGAGAGGTGGGGatgcagagaggagagagaaaataacagGAAGACCAGCTGGGAAAGTGGGAAGCCCTCACGGACCAAGTCTTCATCCGCCAACCCTCCACCTGCCTCCCCCTttacctccacctcctcctcctccatctgaGGGTCTTACCGCACCCCCTCACTCATCTTCCTATTCCCTTACCGACAGCCTGAAGCCTGAGCTAATTTGTGGGGTGTGTCACCGGCTTTTCAGCTCAGCCTCCTCCCTTACAGTCCACATGCGACTGCATCGTGGAAGCCGCGCTCTCAGTTGTCGTTACTGTGGGAAAGTCTTCATCCACAGTAAGAGACTGCAATCCCACGAGGTCTCCTGCAGGGTGCCAGGCCTACCCTCTAACAGCCTGGGCCCTCCTTCTCTTACTGTGCAGCCAAAGGAGGAGCCGCTCGAGGAGGGTGAGGTGAGAGTGGAGGGGGGAGTAATtgtgggagaaacaaacatcaGTAAGGCGCGGCCAGGGAAGAAAGCACGGAGCCTCCTGGCACGTATCCAAGGTGATGATGCAGCAGCCACAGAGCTTCTGGCAGGTGATGAAAACCATTTTGTGAAGGTAGTAGATGGCAATGTCATTTacttctgctctgtgtgtgagcGTTCCTACATGACCCTTTCCAGCCTGAAGCGTCACTCGAATGTGCACTCATGGCGCCGCAAATATCCATGCCATTACTGTGACAAAGTCTTTGCCCTGGCTGAGTATCGCACAAAGCATGAGGTGTGGCACACAGGAGAGCGCCGTTATCAGTGCATCTTCTGCTGGGATGCGTTCGCCACCTATTACAATCTGAAAACACACCAGAAGGCCATTCATGGGATTAATCCCAGTCTCATCTCCAGTGAAAAAACAGCTAATGGGGGTTATAAGCAGAAAGCTAATGCCCTCAAGCTCTACCGCCTTCTCCCCATGCGCTCCCAGAAGAGACCCTACAAGACCTACAGTGACAGTTTGCATAATGGCCTGCTACTGCCAACAACTGAAACGTCTTCACTGTCCCTGCCTAGCCTGGGTTGTGCTCTTGGCCCCGGGGACCTTGAAAGCCTCATCAGTGGGGCCCACCCTCAAAGTGTAAAGCCTGACCCAGATGCCTTCCCTGATGGCTTTCCTGTTTCAGTGGCTTCTGAGCACAGTGATCTCTCTGCACTTACACCCCTCCCCCAAGCAGACATGCCCCAAGTTAAAAAACATGAGACTGAGGCCCTTGAGTTAGAACAGGGGAGAGGCAGTGGCAGTTTCAGAATTTCTAGTAGCAGCAAAACCAAAACTCCCAAGACTATTAAAGGCACTGAAACAAGCATGCCTTCTGTGATAACATATGGCCACACAAAACCCTCTGTCATAGTTCATGGGACAGCAATATCATCTTCTGTCATTATGCATAGCAACCAGGTCACCTCTGGAAGTGAAAAAAGCCCAATAAGCAGCCCATCCCCTGAAGCCAATAGTCAGACATCACACAAGGGCAGCCCCAGGCCAATTAAAAAGCAAAGGGACAGTACAGATAATCACAGAAAGAGGTCAAGAGACACAtcagatgtgacagaggagacTGGTAGATGTAGACAGGATGCAGACAAAGGAAGATTATTTCACAAATCACGCAAGTCCCACAGCAAGAGTGACATGTCCAACTCAAAACAGCTGTCAGTACCTGTAGGGTCACAGATCAAAGAGGCAGGGCCACTTTGCCAGATAACTGTGCGTATTGGTGAGGAAGCCATAGTAAAGCGTAGCATTTCTGAGACAGATCTTAGGAGAGACAAGAGCCTTTCTCCCCCAAAAACCAAACGGAGCGAAACATCATCTGTGCGAGAAGCAAAGGAGCCGCGACACTCTCACACTCACCATCATAAACACCGCCTCCACCGCAGAGTCAGCATGGAAGCAGAGGGTGATAAGGGAGAAGGAGATTGTGAGGAGGAAGTCAGGAAAAAGAGCTGCAAATCACCTGATGGTTCGAGGGAGTACTATTTCCGTCAGGAGGTACGTGAGCAGGAGAGTGACCATGACATGGAGGATAATTTATGGCGGCCTTACTACTCCTACAAGCCTAAAAGAAAAGCCCAAGCACATCTACAAAGGGTGAAGAGCTGGCAGAGGAAACTGAAGTACAAACGCTCTATTCGGCTAAAGAGGAGGGCAGAGAGGCTCAAGAGCCGTGTGAATAAAGATACAGAGAAATCACatgatgaggaagaggatgggAAGATTGAGGAagcaaaaaaactgtcaaaagcTAACAGAGACATAGGAGAGGGGAAGAGGAACGATGATCTTTCTGTCCctttaaaggagaaaaacaaagatgcagaaGAGCAGGTTAAGGGGACCCATGATGAGGTTTCAACCCCTCCTCTGCACTCTCCAAAGCCTCCTCTGTCTACCTCAGTGGCTCCTACGGGAATAAAGAGGCGTCCTTGGACTAATGGGAATGCAGCAGAGTGTGGCACATGTGGCCGCTGGTTCTCAAGTCCCAGGAAGCGAGACAAACATGAGCTGAGCCATCTGTTGGAGTTTGTATGCCTCTTCTGCCGAGCCACTTTTCCCTCAAGGGACAAGTTGGAAGACCACCAGAGAGCCCAACACCCCAAGCCTACTGACGCACCTTCTGTACCCCCTAAAATGGTTCTTGGGGAACAAGTTGAAGGAGTTGGGATAAAATCAGTGACAGAGTTTGCAAGGTATGATGAGGAAAAAGGGGGACAAGTGGGCTTAGTTGGGAGAAATTCTAGTCCAAATCGCCTAAGCAGAAGAGCACTTTCACGGCACACCTGTCCACAGTGTCATAAGGTCTGCAAGACATCCTCAGCGCTGACTCGCCACATCCGACGGCACGAATTAAGCAGTTCCCccgaaagagaaaaagaagatcAAGTGTCAGAgccaaaaacaacagagacagtTGTTAACGCTGTTCGAATTctggagacagaaaaaggaCAGATTCCCAATGCTCTCTCTGTTTCAGTTATCAGCTATTCGACGGCAGACCCACCCAGCAGTGGTGACTGTTCAGCATCGCAGCAGCAAGAAGACCATCTTAGTGAACTGACACATGAACAACAGACATCAGAATCCACTGACAAACCTAAGCTAACAGAGCTCACACATTCAGCTCCAGAGAGAGAGCCTAGCCCACAAACTGCACATCCTCCATTAGAAAGTCCAGTTAACCTTACACCTAATAAACAGGAATTCATGCCTGCCACACCCTCTGCTCTCCAGAGTGTGCTAGTCATGAACGGACCTGAATGTCTGGACTACCGCACCCTCAGCAAAAAGAACCTAGACAGCCAGATACACAGAATACCCAGTCCTGTGCACATCGTGGCACCCGCCAACACCTCTCCAAATGTGCCCATGACATCACAGACCAGAATAACCACTGCTGCTCCTactgtttccatgacaacaacTACCAATTCTGAGGGGGGATTCATGAAACGGGATGGGGTCATtatggacagagagagacagggcgGGGGAGGTATATTTCCACATGCAAGTTATGAGGAACAGCCTCTTGTCCAAGATCTCAGAGTTCAGTCTCTGTCCAGGAGTCCCTCTCCCAATGAAGCACAAGACCTGACCATGTCCTCTATTCTAGCCAGAGAGAGGGAAATagaaaggcaaagagagaaagagcgagagctccagagacagagagagagggacaaagaaatagagagagaaagagaaaaagagctaGAGAGAGCACAGCAAATGAGTAGAACTCATGCCCCCGAGGACCATGATGCACTATTGGTCCCTAAAGAGGAGCCCTTGAGTCCTGTGCCATCCCCCCAGCATATCCCAACTCAAACCACTATTAATGGCCCCCCCATGCACCGGCACACTCCCAGCTCCCCCTGTCGGCCCCCCTCAACCATTGGACTGATGGCTCAAGCCAACCGCCAGGTTCACTCCAGTTCACAAGGACTTGACAGGCTGACACTGCCCTCTGGAGCAGCAGGGTCCTGTGACCGCCCCTCTGCCCATGCCCTGCTTCTCCCCAGAGTCCCCCAGCCACCTGAGCCAGAGCACCAAGACACTGTTTCTTCCAGAGATTCTCAGCAGGGGGACACCACACCAGTCGGATACTCTGCCCAGGATTATCCGCTGCCTCTTATTGTGCCGGACAGCTACCGCTCTGGTAAGAAGCAGGAAGAAAACCTGCTCATGGCCTCCTATCCTGCTGGAGCTCTTCCCTTTGGCCCACTGGGAAAAGTTATGGTCCCTAATGGCGGGGACCTGGCCAAGCTGCCATTTTATCCAGACCCGTACCAGCTTCTCTATGGGCCTCAGCTGCTGGCCTACCCCTATAACCTGGCAGCTCTCCCTGTGGCTCTGAATATGATGGCACCTGGGGGCGACAAAGTGGAGCCTCTGCCTTTCCTGCCTGCCATCTTCAACTACGCAGCCACTGCTGGGCCCTACATGGGCGCAGCCCCTCACCATCTTGTGGCAAATCCCAGCctctacagcagcagcagtggcagcagcaaaaagcaacgagacagcagcagcagcaaaccaTAG